From the Planifilum fimeticola genome, the window AAATAGAAATTTCAATGTTTAGTGGACATGGAGTGATTGCAACGGGAGCGGTGTTGCGAGCCATAAGCTGGCGCTATAAACATCGGGAGATCTTTAGGGCCGGATGGAATATGGCGAAAAGTGGAGCTAAATGGCTTGGAAATAAGGTGAAGGGATGGTTTTTCTCATAGAACATGTTGAAATACCATGAAAAGGGACTTGAAAATGAAAAAACGTATCCGCCCCAATATAAAACCGAAAAACCCTTCCCTTCGGTTCCTGAGGCAGTAAAAAAAGCGGCAGCGATGTATAAGAAACCTGGTGAAAGCGAAGATGTAGGAGCTAGTCGGGCCTGGGTATCGGGCCAACTTTATTATTATGCCACCTATGGTCAAGGAAAGTTCGATCCCAATAAAATTTCCGAAGGGTACTTGGTCATTCGGGAGGACGGATCGGTTCCGCCGTTCTCAGAGGCGAAAAAGCCGCTTAGGATGATCAACTCCACGGATGGAATGTTCCGGGAAATATTGCTTGGAGGGGCCGCACTATGCCAACCGACCAACGTATAACTGAGAGGAGCTGGAGAGGCTGTTAAGCCGAATCCATGCCCTGCTGAATGAGCCTTTGCCTCCGGACATTCAGGCTGCCTTTGACGTATTCCAGAGCATTCCCCGAAGGGCCCTGGAGGAACAGCAGGAGATTAGGGAGATCGTCCTGGCGACAGAGAAAATGTTTCATGAACTGACCACCCACTATTTGATCACAGAGGAATTTGTTCAAAAATTGCGATCTCAATTTTATCGATATATCGAATGCCTGTTCATCCAACACGATGTCCAGGTATCCACCTACCACGAACGGGAGACGGTTTTGGGGTATCTTTCCTCACAGGTGTCCATTATTGCTGTGGTGGCGATATCCCCGCTTGAAAAAACATCACCGGGTGATGACTATTATGAACATGGAAGATTTAGAGGCTCAAGAGGACGACCGAAATGACCTGCGAGGGAGAAGAATACCGAAAAACACATTTTGAGTGGGTGTTTTCCCGGACGAGAAATCCAAGAGATAATGAGTTAATGCGAAGTGCCATTAAGTAGAGGATAAAAATTGGTGACCGATCCTTGGGTTTGGGCAAATAGTTGATTAATGATGCAGCGTCAGCGGTAAAGAAGGCGGGAAATGTGGTTTCAAAAGGTTGGAACACAGTAAAGGGATGGTTTAGTTGAATATAAAGAAGTCTGTGAAAAAAAGAGTTCCTGATAAGGTTATTCAGACGGTAGAGCGATATAAGCGGAGAAAGGAAAAATACCATTTTCTTCCTTGTGGTATTGAATATAGGGGTGAGACTTACTATTACGTTGAATACTATCCAAACGGAAATCCCCTTGTAGTTCGAGGAGATGGCACGGTTCCATATTTTGATGAAGTCAAAAAAGTGATAGAGTTAGCCCCTCTTGTAACTTCTGTAAAAAATAGATTTTATTACAAAGCGAAGCATCTGCTCAGAACCCGGACTACCCAGTCGTATCGTCATATATTGTCCTTGTTGGAAAAAATCGAACAAGAACTTCAATATCGGTTGTCTCCAGAGCTTCGGGAAGACCTGGAAACCTTTCGGCAGGTATCGAAATTCCAAATTGAAAAGCGGCGGGAAATGGAAGATGCGATAGCCAAGGGAAAAGCTCTCCTTGATAAGGTTTTTCAAGACTTCAGGGCGACTGAGGAAGAGATAAAAGAAATGAGGAAATTGCAATTACAAGTTGTACAAGCGATGTACGATCGAAATCAGGCCCAACTTCAGTCCTTTGAGAAGAGAGAACGGTTGATGCGCGCTCTCGTTCGCTACATCCCACCCTGGAAAATCCTTACGTGGATGCGTTATCTTATGCTGCTTTTTTATCACCGGAACATGATGAATCAGATACGCCCTGAGGATAAGAGATTGATTCAACAGATTGAGCGTTCCCTTCAAGGGAAGTATCAGGATTCAGATTTAGCTATATATAATCATTTGTTTCGTACAGCGCGCAATCCTCGCATACAAAAAGGTGATGACGATGGCAACGGTTTTAAAAGAGGGATTTAGATTTTACCAAGAGCATTTTGGAAAAATTGTGCTCATAAATGTAACCTTGGTTTTTCCGCTTTTGGCTTTCCAATTGTGGATATCCAATTATTTTTACGTAATATACGAGACAATGTTCAAATAAACAACTATAAGGATAGACCGATAGATTATGGAGGATGCGATATAAAAGGGAATAGGGAAAAGGGTATAAATATGTTCCCACAGACTCTCGTCATGGCTCGAAATCCCAGGTAATACATTTGCAAATCCGAGAGAAAAAGGGATCGCCACTTTGGCGGTCCTTTTTTATGAGACATTACGGTCTATGACCCAATAATCCCTTGAGATATCATTCAAAAAATAAATGAATAACGTTGATTTGTTGATAAAGTTCTATTGACCCAAAGGGATCAGCAGGTATAATCTTCGGTGAAAGACTTTGGATTCATATGGGATTTTGCAAAAAGACTGGAGGAAGTGTAATGAAGAAGGTGCTCTCATGGATACTGACCCTCTGCCTGGTTTTCAGCAGCGGATGTTCTTTATTTTCGGAGAAGAATGCCGACCAAACGCCCGATAAAAACAAAGTGAAGCAGGCGGCAACTGATGTGGAGGGGATGCTCCGGGAGGGACCGGGCAAATACGCCGGGGACAAGTATGATGAGGAAAAGGTAAAGGCGGAGCTGGACAAACTGCCCGACAACATGACGACGGACGAGGCTTACAACCATCTGGTGGCTCTCTTGGCAGAGGATTATAAACCCGAAGTCAAAGCCCTAGACGAACTGGATCCGACTATCAGGACCGATCGTGAAACGCCGGGAAGCGTCAATGCCCCGGAGGAGGGGAAGCTTCCCAAACGGGTGAACGTGGAGATTCTGTTGGATGCCAGCGGGAGCATGGCCGGCCGGGTGAGCGGCGGGGTGAAGATGGACCTGGCCAAGGATGCGATCCGGAACTTTGTTTCCAAAATGCCAAAGGGTGCCCAGGTGGCGTTGCGGGTCTATGGACACAAGGGAAGCAATCAGCAGAAGGATAAAGCGCTCTCCTGCAAGAGCACCGAAGTGGTTTATCCACTGGATGCCTATGACAAGTCGTCCTTTCAGAAGTCTCTAGACAAGTTCCGACCGACGGGCTGGACTCCTCTGGCCGCGGCGATCGAGCAGGCGAAGGACGATTTGAGTGGTGAGACGGGAGGAAATGTGGAGAACATCATCTACGTGGTGAGCGACGGGATTGAGACCTGTGGCGGGGATCCGGTCAAGGCAGCGAAGGAGCTACACGATTCGGAAATCCAAGCGATCGTCAATATCATCGGCTTTGACGTGGACAACGCCGGACAGCGGGCGCTGAAGAAGGTGGCGGAAGCCGGCGGGGGCAAATACACCACGGTAAACACCGGAGAGGATCTTAGGAAGCATTTGGAACAGGAATATGATCGGTTGCGGAATGAATGGACAATATGGGGGCTTGATAGTGCATCGGATGCTCGAGAAATTTGGGGAGAAAAAATAGATATTTTGAATGAAGCTTCCTATGGTATTCAAGATAAGTACCTAAGGGAGCATGAAAGAATGGTGGAAGCAAAGGACTACCTTGAAAAGAAGGGTAAGTTACAGGACGAGAGAGCATTACATGATAAAATCTGGAACAGACGCAACCTGCTTTATGATTACAGATATGAAAGACATGACAAGTTGCGCAATTTACTATGGGACTCCAAAGATAAAGAGATTGAAAGAGTTAAAGAAAAAGCAGGGGATATGGAAAAGAAGTATGAACAATAGGTGGGGGTTTCGGCCATATTCCGGGAAAGGCCCGATTTGGAAAAATGGGTCCTCTCCCGGCGTCTATTTTTTATAATTGATTTTTTCTCATTTTTACCATCTAATAAGCAAGGGATTATGGTTACAGAAGTTTCTGAACGCGGAGAACCGGGCTGGTTTCATAAATTTCGGCATATTATTCGGAAAGTGCTGTGATGTTTGTTGGAGATTAGTTGAGAAAGGGGGTGGGTAATGGGTGAAAAAATTATTAATTCTTGGGATAGTCATTGGGGTGTTGGTCGCAGCTTATTTTATCCTTTATTTCATTGATGTTTCCGGACAGATATTGGAAGTGAGAAGGCCTACAGTAACGGTAAAAAGCATGGAGGAACGAAATTATACAGAAAAAGGGCTCATACAAAGGGGAATAAGTTCCGAACAAGCGAAAGACATTGTAAACCATCCGAATCAATATCGACGTGTATTTCTTACCTTTGATCTCCATAACCGCTCAGCAGGGGCATCAGTTGTAGACATTCAAATTGAAGTGCATTTACCGGAGGAAGCTACACAGCGACTCGTTTGGATGGAGGATAATTTAAGTTTTCCATATGCGGGCACAAAAGAAGAACACCCTGACGGCGTGATTGCTTTTTTTAAACTGGAAAGAGGGGGACACGGAAGAAGATCTGGTGGAAATCTGCAAACAGATCCGATTTACGTTGACGGGTAAGAAAATAGGATTTTTTGGCTACGGTTCCATTTCGGTTCCGGTTCAATTTAGCGGAGACTAAGCGATTCAAGAAGAGGATTTTTCTCTTTTTATGGGGATTATG encodes:
- a CDS encoding vWA domain-containing protein, with protein sequence MLREGPGKYAGDKYDEEKVKAELDKLPDNMTTDEAYNHLVALLAEDYKPEVKALDELDPTIRTDRETPGSVNAPEEGKLPKRVNVEILLDASGSMAGRVSGGVKMDLAKDAIRNFVSKMPKGAQVALRVYGHKGSNQQKDKALSCKSTEVVYPLDAYDKSSFQKSLDKFRPTGWTPLAAAIEQAKDDLSGETGGNVENIIYVVSDGIETCGGDPVKAAKELHDSEIQAIVNIIGFDVDNAGQRALKKVAEAGGGKYTTVNTGEDLRKHLEQEYDRLRNEWTIWGLDSASDAREIWGEKIDILNEASYGIQDKYLREHERMVEAKDYLEKKGKLQDERALHDKIWNRRNLLYDYRYERHDKLRNLLWDSKDKEIERVKEKAGDMEKKYEQ